The region TCCTCAACCGAAAGGTATGGGGTTTGGGTTGCAGTCGCCATGAGTGGTCCCTCTGGCAGTAGTATGCTCCTTTCGTCTGGGTGGGTGGAACTGTTAACTTGGTGGTGAGGTTACTGGATATGCGGGATGGGTTTGCGATTGCGATCATGGCGGCGGGTAAAGGGACTCGGCTGAAGAGCAAGAGGCCGAAGGTGCTGCATGAGATTGGTGGGAAAGCGCTGTTGCTGCATGTGATTGCGGCGGCGAAGACGGTGGTGCCGGCCTCCGAGATCCTGTGTATCGTGGGGCATGAGGCGGAGCGGGTGAAGGCTGCGGTGGCAGCGACCGGCGTGCAGTTTGTGCTGCAGGCGGAGCAGCGTGGGACAGGTCATGCGATCCAGATGGTGAAGGCCTGGTTCGCTGAGACCGGGGTGGCGGTGCCGGAGAATCTGTTGGTGCTGAGTGGGGATGTGCCGCTGATTCGGCCAGAGACGATCGACGCGATCTGCGACGTGCATCTGCGCGAAGGTGCGGCGATGACGATTCTGACCGCCGTGCCGCCGAATCCTACGGGGTATGGGCGGGTGATTCGGGTTTCAGAGACGGGGCCGGAGGTGACGGCGATTGTGGAGCAGAAGTCGCTGACGGCGGATCAGATGGGGGCGCAGGAGATCAACTCTGGGATCTATTGCTTCCGGACGGCGGCGCTGTTCGGGAAGCTCGATTCCCTTTCCACCAACAATGCGCATGGGGAGTTCTACCTCACGGACGTTGCGGCGATGCTGGTGGCGGATGGGGAGCGCGTTGTCGCGGTGAAGGCGGAGAGCGTGGATGAGGTGCTGGGGGCGAATACGATCGCCGAGATGATGCACCTGGACCAGGCGATGCGGATGGAGACGGCTAAGAAGCTGATGGCGATGGGCGTGACCATCTTCAGGCCGGATACTTGCGTGATCGATGCCGGGGTGACGGTGGGGGCGGATACGGTGATCGAGCCCTATGTGCAGTTGCTGGGCGAGACGAGGATTGGGGTGGAGTGCCGGGTGAGATCGTATGCGGTGGTGCAGAACTCAACCTTGGGGGATGGGGTGCTGGTGCGGAATGGGTGTGTTCTGGATGGGGCGGAGGTGAGCGATGGCGCGGTGCTTGGGCCATACGCGCATCTGCGGCCGGAGAGCCGCATCGGCGAAGGGGCGCATGTGGGGAACTTTGTGGAGACGAAGAAGATGACGCTGGGTAAGGGGTCGAAAGCGAATCACCTCAATTACCTGGGGGATGCGGTGATTGGGGCGGGGGTGAATATCGGCGCGGGGGCGATTACCTGTAACTACGACGGTGTAAACAAGCACCTGACGACGATTGGGGATGGGGTGTTTGTGGGATCGGACTCGACGCTGGTGGCTCCGGTGACACTGGGGGATGGGGCATACGTGGCGGCGGGATCTTGCGTGACGCATGATGTGCCGGCGGGGGCGCTGGCGCTGGGGCGGTCGAGGCAGGTGAATAAGGATGGGTGGGCGGCGCGGAAGAAGGCGGCGCAGGAGGCTGCGAAGAAGGGCTGTTGAAGTCTGGGCTGGGGCCGATAAGGGATAGAGGCCTCCTTGCCTGCGAGCGTTCGCGGGCGGGCGGACGCGCATCTGCGCCCGGGTGATGAGACGTATGTTGCAGGGACGGGTTTTGGTTGTCGACGACGAGGCGGCGGTGCGCGGGATCGTCACGGCTCTGCTGGAGCGTATGGAGTATGAGGTAGTGACGGCGAATGGGGTTTCGGCCGCGCTGAACTATCTGCAAGGCGATCCTGCGTTCGACCTGGTGATGTCCGACATCATGATGCCGGGAGTGGATGGGCTGGCGCTGCTGGATGCGGTCGTGGCGGACTATCCGGGGATGCCTGTGGTGATGTTTACGGCGGTACATGACATCCATGTGGCGACGAATGCGTTTCGTCGGGGGGCTACGGATTATTTGCTGAAGCCGTTTGAGCGGTCGCAGTTGGCGAGCGTGGTGGGGCGGGCGGTGGAGCATGGGCGGCTGAGGAAACAGAGTTCGGCTTACCGGCAGAACCTGGAGGAGATCGTTTCGTCGCGGACGGGTCAGCTTCGGGCCACGATGCAGGATTTAGAGCGGAGCTACGACATCACGCTGGAGGCGATGGGGGATGCGCTGGATCTGCGGGACGCGGAGACGGAGGGGCACTCAAAGCGAGTGACGGCTTATAGCATTGCGCTGGCCCGGGAGATGGGGCTGAACGCGCATGAGCTGAGGGTGATTGCTCGAGGGGCGTTTCTGCATGACATTGGCAAGATCTCTACGCCGGACTCCGTGCTGCTGAAGCCCGGCAAGCTGGATGACGACGAGACCGAGATCATGCGGGAGCATTGCGAGCGTGGGTACGAGATGGTGCGGAAGATTCCGTTTTTGAAGGAGGCGAGCGAGATCGTCTACGCGCACCAGGAGCGGTATGACGG is a window of Granulicella tundricola MP5ACTX9 DNA encoding:
- the glmU gene encoding bifunctional UDP-N-acetylglucosamine diphosphorylase/glucosamine-1-phosphate N-acetyltransferase GlmU, translating into MRDGFAIAIMAAGKGTRLKSKRPKVLHEIGGKALLLHVIAAAKTVVPASEILCIVGHEAERVKAAVAATGVQFVLQAEQRGTGHAIQMVKAWFAETGVAVPENLLVLSGDVPLIRPETIDAICDVHLREGAAMTILTAVPPNPTGYGRVIRVSETGPEVTAIVEQKSLTADQMGAQEINSGIYCFRTAALFGKLDSLSTNNAHGEFYLTDVAAMLVADGERVVAVKAESVDEVLGANTIAEMMHLDQAMRMETAKKLMAMGVTIFRPDTCVIDAGVTVGADTVIEPYVQLLGETRIGVECRVRSYAVVQNSTLGDGVLVRNGCVLDGAEVSDGAVLGPYAHLRPESRIGEGAHVGNFVETKKMTLGKGSKANHLNYLGDAVIGAGVNIGAGAITCNYDGVNKHLTTIGDGVFVGSDSTLVAPVTLGDGAYVAAGSCVTHDVPAGALALGRSRQVNKDGWAARKKAAQEAAKKGC
- a CDS encoding response regulator, which translates into the protein MRRMLQGRVLVVDDEAAVRGIVTALLERMEYEVVTANGVSAALNYLQGDPAFDLVMSDIMMPGVDGLALLDAVVADYPGMPVVMFTAVHDIHVATNAFRRGATDYLLKPFERSQLASVVGRAVEHGRLRKQSSAYRQNLEEIVSSRTGQLRATMQDLERSYDITLEAMGDALDLRDAETEGHSKRVTAYSIALAREMGLNAHELRVIARGAFLHDIGKISTPDSVLLKPGKLDDDETEIMREHCERGYEMVRKIPFLKEASEIVYAHQERYDGSGYPRALSGEEIPLGARIFAIADTLDAMTSDRPYRRAATFEAAQAEIARCSGIQFDPAIVRVFMAVEPERWRVLRAEVGRLSAGTASVALCRPAAV